The Dermacentor variabilis isolate Ectoservices chromosome 4, ASM5094787v1, whole genome shotgun sequence genome contains the following window.
AATTGCAACTTCACACTGACATACAAAAAAACGCAAAGAAAATCATTTTATTCagcattcaatttgcttgttagAATTACTTGTTAGATTCCAGCGTGGAATCTATCATTCTAATGCGCTCAAGCACCGCCGGCAATTTGGAATTCACATCAACGAGCAAAACGTTTCCAGTTTCCACTTTGTCCATGTCCTTCGATTTTACTCCTGTGCTGATGAGTTCCTCGGCACTGGTAAGTAATGCCTTCAGGGTGGATAGACGGCACTGCAGGGTGGCCTTTTCCTctttcagctttttttcttcgctgctttcTGTCAGTGGCTCGTCACATTTCCGTTTGCGTGATTTTGATTCTTCTTCCATTTCAACGCGTTTGCGATAACCACTGTACGACTTTCCAACACACTTGAGGAGATCTCTAGTGATTGGCACCTTTGTGACGTCACCCCCATAACGCTTCAAGTATGCTTTCGTTTGACGAAGGCTTGACACACTTGTTATTGACAAAGAGGCTCGATGGTGAAGCGCCTGCTTGTTTTCGCTGAATCCTCTCTCGCAGTCTGCGTTGCCATGCGGCAAGGAAAGAACAGCCCTTACGAGCCTTCCCAGTCTTGGGTATTTGGGTTCGCCAGTGGGCATTTTTAGTGCAAACACATTAACCCAGTGTTCAACAACATTTGTTGAAACATCCCAGTCAGAAATTTCGCAGCAAAGGCGCAACCACTCATCAGTTAGAGATGATACTTCGCTGGGTGGCATGACTTGTGGCAGGGCATTCGCGATGTAGCGCAGTGACGTTGTGTAGTGGTCTCCTACTACACCAGGCTTCAAAAATCTACTGTGGAACAGCACTTTGTTGTCCAAAGGTAACCTTGAGACGAGGTACTTTGTGCAGGATATATAGAAAGCTCTGGTCTTGACATAGAAAGCCTTTTTCTGAGTTGGTGTCcaaagctccatttctttctcagtATCTAAGCCAAGCTCAGGTTTCACTTTCCAGTTAGCTTGCGATTCAACTTGAACATTCTTCAAATGGAAACCAGTTACATCTACAAACGACTCCTGCCGCAAAAATCTGCCCATCAGCTGTTTGACCACAGCAACTATTTCATCATAAAATAAATGAAGAAGAGGCTCTTTGCTCTGAAACAAGGTTTGAAACTTGTCAAAGAGCTGGGCGGCATTCTGAACAAAAAGGAGTCGTGCTCGGAGCGTGTTGTCAGAAAATGCAGATGCGAGGCGATTGTGCCTTATAGATGAGGATTTTCTTGGTTCTGCAGCCTTGGAAAAGAAAGACTTCAAAGCATCATACAGCTTAAGCACACGCTGTATACTTGGTAATAGTGTCAGCCACCTGCTGCTTACATGCCGCAGGAACTCCAGCTGTGGCAATCCAAGTTTCTGTTGGAGATCCTTGATGTCCGCATGTCTTGTGGCATATCTGAAGTACTGATGGATGTCAGTGACAATACATTCAATCTCAGAGCAGAAAGTGTTGAGACCAGTGGCAAATGCGTTATGCATTTTATGAAGACTGCACTCCCCAATGTCAATCATGTTGGGGCTAAGTTCTGCTTTTATTTTACCCTTCAAGCTCTTCATAACATTTGGCCCATCAGAGAAGAAGCAGAGCATGTTATTTTTTGGAAGTTCGTTAAGTGCATCTTCAACACAGGAGAAGAGCTCATCTGCAGTGGCATGCCCCATGTGAAATgactgaaggtgctctacaacgaCATCTTGTGGATTAACAGAGAAATACCGGATGAGCACATCCAGCTGCTGCACCTTCATCTCGGGCACTGGGGTCTCGTCGATCATTACGGTATAGAATACCTCAGGCTTTGCAAGTTCTTCAAGCACTTTGGCTTTAAAGTATGGTCCTAAGCCATCAGATATGATGTAAGATACTTTCTTGCGGCCACATTGGAAGGCTTTTGCTATCTGTGAATCAGGGAACATATTGGGGTATGTTGCTGTTGCCACATCTCCCAAAGTGTATGGGAGTGAGTTGGATACTACAGAAAGAGCAAAAACTGTTTCAGCTCTTGTAACATTTCCTTGCAGGGACAGTGACACTGCATTCTTCGTGAAATCTAGGGTGCTTTGGATGGTAGTGCTCTTGGTTAGGACCCCGTCTTTGTTCCgatgtttttttgcattttcgaTGTGCTTAAGAGACATTGCATGGCGCATTATTGCTGAGCTTCCATGTTGCGCGCAGTGCACTGTAACATTACAAAGCACACAAAAGCCATCACTGTCTTTTGCACTTGGCCGACACCAGAGGGATATGAGGTCCCCATTGCCATCCTTTTTGGTCAGGACGTCTGCGTTGAATTTGGTGCATAGTTCtgaaaaagagtaaaaaaaagttGCTCCTGGAACGGAACTGTGGTCTACGAAAGAATTTTCAGGCACTTGAGTTCCACAACTATACTAGGATCATGAATAAATATTTATGTCTAAAATGTGTTTGTAGAATACTTtgcagcggttttttttttctcgaaagttTAGACTGCACACGAGACAGCTAAATACTGCCCAGGGGCGTATTCTCAACATTCCATTTTCTATGTCGGATCCATTTCTCTGGCACAGGTTGGGTGACGAAGCCGCAGCTTACAAGCATTTGTGGATAGCAACTGGACCGCTGGCTCCTGTGGAGCGAGTGGTCAAATGCCACAAGATCAAATGGATCCAAAATGACCAGTGGAATGTTAAGAGAATACAGCTCCAGCTCACGCGCGGCCTTACACCACCCGGCATGTAAAAGTACAGTAAAATCTAGCCAATTCAGCCTTCAAGGAAATAGCAACCATGTTAAAATTATCTGAAAGTCCAAATTATCGAATGGCCCTAAAAAAACTGATGAAAACAGTTTGCATCACAGCAGTTTTATAAAATGAACACCTGGAATATTGTTGCAGTAAATTTGAGATGGAAACAAAGTGACCGCGACAGTTTTTTGCCGTTTGGTCAAGTTTTTTTGCTTTTCGCACACTGTAGGGAACGTCGTACAACTGCTCCAGAATCATAAGCGCCTCCGCGGCTCTTTTCGCAGTGTGACGCAGTAGCCGTGGTGCCTATTCACAAATGGCCCCATCACGATTTGAGGATGCTTCACCGCATGAACTCTGACGGCAGGTTCACATGGAAGCGACTGAGCGATTAAGCGGCGCGTCGCAGCGAAAATTTCGAACTTGTTGGAACCTCGTCGCTCATCGCAGCGGCTCAAAACAGGCTTTCCCGCTGCGGCGGCAGGATTCGCTAGCATTTTCGGtggcatgtgaaacaggcttgagGTGAAGCGTCCTCAAAACCCGGCGGTTTAACATACTCGAAGAGCGGAGAAAGCACGTGGACGCAAGAGAGAGATGCGTAGACGTTAGAACGCCGTGACCTGGCCATCCCAAAGTAAACATACAAAATAAAACTACACGACGACCCGTGACGCGCAATGTCCGAAACAGAGCCGATGCGCACGCCCGGTGGCAGCGGAGGGATGGCTTGAATTTAAGAGATGCAAAACTGAAAATATGCAGCTGATTTATACTTCGGCAGTGGTGGACTACCGATAGACGTCGCGCCTGCCATAGCACACGCGCCTGAGGTCCGACACCATAGGCTTTGGGACCGCGCTGCTATTTCGAATTATATGAGAAAACGGAGGTCAAATAATCGAGAATTTAGTATGCTCGACAACCTGACCTGATGACAAGCGAGGACCAACAAATACAAGTGGCACTAGCTTGTTTCCTACTGCATACCATATATCACGAAAAATCAAACAATGGCGCCACATTTTCGTCCACTGCAGCTACAAGGCACGACCACCCAGCTTCGCTTTTAGACAATCCTGTCTGCGCTGCCCTCAAGGCTGAGCATTTAAGTTACATAACTGCTATAATGTAGCATTTTCTAGATTCGGTAGCTTCAATACACTTACTTTTGCTCATGTCCAGGCTTGCAGGCGATCAGCATCCAACGACAGCAGCTTACAAACACAACACCAAACACTTCGCACGAAGTATCGGATCGGATCGGATTGGATCAGATCGGCTAGCCCACAGTGAGAGGAAAAATAACCCATAGGCTTCGCTAAATTTGACGGTAAAACATCGAAGTGGCCGGCGCGGCGGAGTTATGGCGCAAAATTGTGTTTTAGAGCAGGATGGCGCAGGgaaagcagtttggagcaggatGGCGCAGGATGGCGCAAATGGCGCACCACTTCCACCCCTGAAGAGAGGAAAAGTAATGTTGAAAAGTTTCGTCCAATCATCCATTCCTTGCCATGAGAATTCATCTGTAAATGAACACTTGGGAAAAGCCTGCTCCAGCAGATGCCAGTTTTGTAATGCTAGAGATTCACCTGAGTTCCATTGTCTCGGCTTCGACGGATGACGTGTGACTTGCCGTCGATCCAGTAGAGGAAATCTGAAACAGGGTCGAATTCCAAGGCTCGTATGTTCTTGAGGCCTTGAATGGGCAGCATCACATCTGGGGAATCTTCGGCATCTAAGCCGAGCCGACTGATGCTGAACTTCTGGCTGAACAGCAGGAAGCTGGGCGGGCCTGCACGTACGCATGGCTTTTATTCCTCACATGGTTTTTGGATCAGCACAACTATAGATTTGAATAAATGTAGAATACACTTCGGCAGAAACAATCTCATGACGGCTGTTGACACTGATGAGACCAGTTTTAAAGCAATGTAACGACACACCATATTGCCATTGATGATATCGGTGCATGGTGCCTCTGAATATATATACAGTAagacctcattaaaccgtacccgcttaaacagtagtttcgttttaaaagtagtaaagccatatccccgactcagcggccattgaacataatgtgtttcgtatccacataaaccgtaccagcttactgcgtacgtatcggttaacacgcaGTGTTTTTACTTTTTGTTGCACGAACACGGCGGTACATCATCttcatcgggcggcccggcagaacaacaaggaaactgccttgagatgtgtggagttgttagagaaacttttgacatgcatattttatatttcgaattatcgatatatcgaactatttcgcgatccCCTTTGAGTTTgatatatccgggatcgactgtacagtgaaacctcgttaaaccgtagttggctggagctcgggaaaagtatgtactaaacggtagtactgcttaaccgaaatggcatgagatcgcccacttacctgtcaaaagcggaactcggagagagtgcgattaAAGGGGAataaacatgcagtatttatttacttcgcgctACAAacatgttattttcatttgatgccacgGTGGCCTAGCAgtgatgacagcggcctcaaacttgctgaagctgtgagccagcccTTTCAGCCAGCCCCGTCTTCTCGGCAAACAaacgcatggcagattcctcgctGGCGTTGCATGTTCTCCATGCGCGcgggcggtagcgctgcagaagtcgcggtgCGCCTTTTTCATATTTTAGATCTTAGTTCTCATGCTcgtgtttgtgtgcatgtgtgtgaatATGTGAGTGCTTCCGTGcatgtttctgtttcttcttatttctttccttttacttTTGCATTTGTCTTTGATATGCTTTCAGCCACGCCTTTTTTCGAATTTCGTTAACTCATCACGTTCAAAGCACCAAGTCCTGTGAATAGCAAGGCTGGCCTCCTCAACATCATTAAAACCTTTTCCTTACATCTACCTAGTCTTCTCAATCTGACATCTCGTTGTGTTTTCTCCTAATATTCTgcccttgcttcttgtgttgttgctgcaatgtgatggATCAACTTGCACAAAAGAAAGTTCCATCAGCTATGACAACAGAAAAGTTGACAGAAAGGGTGCCACATTGTGAAACTGCACCTTGGTATGTTGCTTTTTTCCCGCTcccagtcttagtaaacagacggttttaCTGCCCATACCATGTTGTGGTACACAtgtgcagtggggtgtcatttcctgGCTGATGCATTCATCATCACAATCACATTTCTCAGTGAATAGAGCCCAGCAATTCAGTGTGCCGAGAGCATTTGCATCTTGCACCACTTATTACTTTGCCCGTCTCACTGTCTGAATCTGGTCATCACAACAACAAAGCGCTTTTGATGTGGTTTGTGTTTCTTTATCTCCGTCCCAGTCGCGCTGTACCTTTTGAATACCTCACTAAAACATGTGCAACTTTATTGAGCATTCTTcagtgcaaaaaacaaaaaaaaggtgcTAGAAAAGCTATTCAGGTTAATAAATGTGCGttcattcgcattacttgcccAAGCCAGATAAATAAATTAAACATTGGCAAtgacatgactgtgatttgaagtgcagactgctaacTGTACCATTCAAGCGTGCCCCTGACTACAGCTATTTCACCAGGGGGCCCGTCAAAGATGACGGTGGCAGTCTGAATGAGCATTATGGGTCCTCAGTGGTGGTCCAGCCAGTTTGTACAGTATTTTGGCGAAGCTTGTTATTACGCTGCAATCAGCAAGTGCTGCTCAAGAGTGAAGCAGGACACAAAGCTAACAGCGACCAATTAAGCTTGCTTTTTAAGGGATGATATACCATGCACAGTATGTTGCAAACATCTTTATTTGGGTAGGCAATGAGGTTATTTTGCAAGcaattaaataaaattttgtaCGCCTGGGTGCAAGACAGAAATAAAATTACAAATAAGCTCGAACAATTTACGCCACGACAAAAAGTGATGGCAAATGTCTTAAGTGCATTCCAAATGACATATGTCCTTTCTTATGCTCTACCGCACTTAACAAAGtgtgtacagtcgactcccgataattcgaagccgcttaattggaattttcggttaattagaagtgaagtgctggtccagtcagttttgcatgtacagtggaaccccgttcatacgtttttcaccggaccgaggaaaaaaaactaacagccgggaaaacgcaacagtgaggaaagctccgaaaatgaatgaaaaaagtgcagcttcaactatagacaatttatttccacagagtgcgttTAGAACTTAACAAAAGCCTAGAATGGTtacttgccgtttctttcgctcgctagaaatcaccaaacgtttctcaatagcctggaaggccgcatctCTGTCAGTGttgctgtgaggtgcgacgtacctgcggaggcgATCCAgggccgcgacggcttctccaaagctaggatttggcaactccccggcatcatgcggctcgtgctcctcgtcgtcaccggaCCACGGCAATGGccacggacgaaggaatatccgcggcaaattttgccctctttggcgtaatcatgctaacgtgctaacgattgtttagtattgctgcgaagcgcgcgcgtccgagcagcctggttgcgcgcagcgcggcgtgatTTAGCGAGAAATGTAAataagagaggagagctggcctgataggcggagcaacgccatgagcaacgcccacttccggcttccctttagctatagcttcacaaagagtgatgtcagggCCCCTCCTTAGTCGACgcgtccaacaaaccatgcggtgaccgtaatcacagtgatagtgagagcatttttcacgtatGGCCATTTATTGGCGGCCTCTCAAACTGGCGTgcagcttcttgcagccagttccatagccaagcccggccaagcctggtcaaaactcgtcaaaaaccaaaatggcggttggagcgcgttgccgactttagcccaggcgggttcgggttgtgacgcatcatgcgggaacgttttcaaagCTACTACGTAaaagcggggttccttatacattggatcctacgGAAGCTAGGCCGGGACCGGAtcaaaacgacgtagcagccgggaaaacgcagcagtgaggaacgtaacagcggggttctactgtaatcctatagaagaaattgctcgataattcgaagtactcatccagtaatattgtttaattggaagttaattttcagccgggatcctagaggtgaccgtcattctttggtagaatgtgcaatttttcaagtgttgcaacagttccgtgctccgcattggtgtcatcgccactgcagccgcccgcaacgccatccttcttggagcggcgcgattattaattgctacggctgccgtggcctccgcgatcaactccggcgagaggcgaagcggctcccgccggaagccacgcgcgg
Protein-coding sequences here:
- the LOC142580173 gene encoding uncharacterized protein LOC142580173, whose translation is MRHAMSLKHIENAKKHRNKDGVLTKSTTIQSTLDFTKNAVSLSLQGNVTRAETVFALSVVSNSLPYTLGDVATATYPNMFPDSQIAKAFQCGRKKVSYIISDGLGPYFKAKVLEELAKPEVFYTVMIDETPVPEMKVQQLDVLIRYFSVNPQDVVVEHLQSFHMGHATADELFSCVEDALNELPKNNMLCFFSDGPNVMKSLKGKIKAELSPNMIDIGECSLHKMHNAFATGLNTFCSEIECIVTDIHQYFRYATRHADIKDLQQKLGLPQLEFLRHVSSRWLTLLPSIQRVLKLYDALKSFFSKAAEPRKSSSIRHNRLASAFSDNTLRARLLFVQNAAQLFDKFQTLFQSKEPLLHLFYDEIVAVVKQLMGRFLRQESFVDVTGFHLKNVQVESQANWKVKPELGLDTEKEMELWTPTQKKAFYVKTRAFYISCTKYLVSRLPLDNKVLFHSRFLKPGVVGDHYTTSLRYIANALPQVMPPSEVSSLTDEWLRLCCEISDWDVSTNVVEHWVNVFALKMPTGEPKYPRLGRLVRAVLSLPHGNADCERGFSENKQALHHRASLSITSVSSLRQTKAYLKRYGGDVTKVPITRDLLKCVGKSYSGYRKRVEMEEESKSRKRKCDEPLTESSEEKKLKEEKATLQCRLSTLKALLTSAEELISTGVKSKDMDKVETGNVLLVDVNSKLPAVLERIRMIDSTLESNK